Proteins found in one Pyrus communis chromosome 15, drPyrComm1.1, whole genome shotgun sequence genomic segment:
- the LOC137718651 gene encoding auxilin-like protein 1, whose product MDYQASSVSLSQKLSNGLAIYDGVFSSAAASKFNVSSFSSRVDDYGEIFGGSGASSIPVLDVPELREQKDSVDVRSSKLDYSNVFGGFGDSDFAVPYEELFAGPKKKERRKPAEKRSPSKGSDPSDTEGNRVLSHEASYQSFDGAKKFNMSYHKTNHRSKSFTGGAMLHAVPAYTCLVDEVSPIHATEGDKPVPSKENGASPNNNLCERMTEGNHLKAARDLPAVVDRKQTSGAGAKVQNNYDRKRSISHSELFNACEINPLSSPSISSPLSEGKVEFEKPMASIFGLSRSDNLEGSGLVSSPPYFDEEVDTNSTAAASAAALIKAIEEAQARINMAKESKERKKTGSQNRVKPSFNNGTKFEVKGDKFVDTVSIPKERKTGGLHEEGAVPVHVYTSTKLEVRGDKFADKVSIPQERKARELHEEVAIFVHDSTGTKLEAKEDKFADKVSMPKERRTRELHEEVTVPVHHSTSTKLEVKGDKYADKVSIPKERKTRGLHEEVAVPVRVSTSKKLEVKGDEFADGVGLPEERKIQELREEVAVPVHFSIFSNELEQVTAALDDANKIFGAKETRGKIENESISTHMGCTQQQADVSEAAEQFYEVADTGEPDFSEAAEQFYEFPDTGELDLSEPAEVFYEFSDSSEHQATTVEDEEANPAIKMIQIADEEEQKRKKTTTEAFENPELCGERLQAAKYDEHGELEKIFSLDAGSSKCEEHASELETVKDAFDQEENENRLEASREHEETGKLQASYLKEILEEKPGELEKLKGYNRRHETQELQETRHVKWKLMSQEWVDYEKIGDEAYKQEEDEREQKHVHREEDTERWFNKDNRQNSIEETLKDSNNEEYVEKRNESRSEGHEKLDNMRETEMIPEGAASQEIECEKRQQESFPCVVDGRTEVLIDQSTEDEKVTEAREDLKNPDCNYEATNNLCEEGDSEDLNEKEGPTGHAEYAKDVEETLEVPAHEEDRDRIEVAETLDELEENVDHSESVEEDNGTVEKEMRETDCNFKATNNLCEEGDSEDLNEKEGSTGHAEYDKDVEETLEVPAHEEDRDRIEVAETLDELKENVDQSESVEEDNGTVEKEMHETDCNFEATNNLCEESDSEDLNKKEGSTGHAEYDKDVEETLEVPAHEENGDRIEVAETLDELKENVNQSESVEEDNGTVEKEMHETDCNFEATNNLCEEGDGEDLDEKEGPTGHAEYDKDVEEALEVPAHEEDGDRIEVAETLDELKENVNQSESVEEDNGTVEKEMHETDCKLTELPKQVQDATEVHSCDENGITLKRNDMSSGQKQDHQLVREPEVVNDFRKQVEELGDINKYMMEAEVSVKQEENRNNSRSSHRKRWFDKLDVSETLIKLKENGNQSESVEEENGMEEKEICEADGLASGVKLAEILKQMEDPIESHPCEENGINVDINAMNCGQKQDVTLEKHVKEMEEINEDVKEIEVAVDQEENKNNFKPSHRKRWFDDGTSTEVAQLSHILRRKGRNVRLDHETETTCAEENMDNHKATTTEECVIIHSSLQVLEQEKGENRQTTLTAKKSEKRHTSKKEVEQQKMENQQETPTAEECETSARLQKEVEIEKELLKQKQNAKGRERERVKEKKAVERVIREARERAFAEARERAAETRQKAIAETQERSGKTSVKANDISLAEKASKEAKLKSERAAVERATEEARERALEKALSGKAYEAGKQAKRSVSEKSSGASRDDGMKLGVSPSDPESKSRYPSSSNNSDPSPAERSGGSNVESSQRCKAKLERNQRTAERAAKALAEKNMRDLLVQKEQAERNRLAEGLDAEVKRWSSGKERNLRALLSTLQYILGPDSGWQPIPLTEIVTTVAVKKAYRKAALFVHPDKLQQRGASIQQKYTCEKVFDLLQEAWNRFNVEER is encoded by the exons ATGGATTACCAAGCTTCGTCCGTGTCGCTTTCTCAGAAGCTCTCCAACGGTCTCGCGATATACGACGGCGTTTTCTCCTCCGCTGCTGCATCCAAGTTCAATGTCTCGAGTTTCTCCTCCCGAGTCGACGACTACGGCGAGATTTTCGGCGGCTCCGGAGCTTCGTCGATTCCGGTGCTGGACGTTCCGGAGCTCCGTGAGCAGAAGGATTCGGTGGATGTTCGGAGCTCGAAGCTCGATTACTCTAACGTCTTCGGTGGATTTGGAGATTCAGATTTCGCAGTGCCGTATGAGGAGCTCTTTGCGGGGccgaagaagaaggaaagaag GAAGCCGGCTGAAAAGCGGTCGCCTTCGAAAGGGTCAGATCCTTCTGATACCGAGGGGAATCGTGTTTTGTCACATGAAGCGTCTTATCAATCATTTGATGGTGCCAAGAAGTTCAACATGTCATACCATAAAACCAATCACAGAAGCAAAAGTTTTACGGGCGGAGCAATGCTTCATGCTGTTCCAGCATATACATGTTTGGTTGATGAAGTCAGTCCCATACACGCGACTGAAGGTGATAAACCGGTACCTTCCAAAGAAAATGGTGCTTCCCCTAACAATAATTTATGTGAGAGAATGACGGAGGGCAACCATCTGAAGGCGGCAAGAGACCTTCCAGCTGTTGTTGATAGGAAGCAGACTTCTGGGGCAGGTGCCAAGGTTCAGAATAATTATGATCGGAAAAGATCCATTTCGCACAGTGAGTTATTTAATGCATGTGAAATTAATCCTTTAAGCAGTCCATCAATTTCAAGCCCGCTGTCTGAGGGCAAGGTTGAATTTGAGAAACCAATGGCTTCTATTTTTGGCCTTTCTAGAAGTGATAATTTAGAAGGTTCTGGCCTTGTTTCTTCACCACCGTACTTTGATGAGGAAGTAGACACAAATTCTACCGCTGCTGCCTCTGCGGCTGCTTTGATAAAGGCAATAGAGGAGGCTCAAGCAAGGATAAATATGGCAAAAGAGtcgaaggaaagaaagaagactGGTTCACAAAATCGTGTCAAACCGAGCTTTAACAATGGCACGAAATTTGAGGTGAAGGGAGATAAATTTGTAGATACAGTAAGCATACCAAAAGAGAGGAAGACTGGGGGTTTACATGAAGAAGGGGCTGTTCCTGTTCATGTATATACTAGTACAAAACTTGAGGTGAGGGGGGATAAATTTGCAGACAAAGTGAGCATACCCCAAGAGAGGAAGGCTCGGGAGCTACATGAAGAAGTGGCTATTTTTGTTCATGATTCTACTGGTACGAAGCTTGAGGCAAAGGAGGATAAATTTGCAGACAAAGTAAGCATGCCTAAAGAGAGAAGGACTCGGGAATTACATGAAGAAGTGACTGTTCCCGTTCATCATTCTACCAGTACAAAACTTGAGGTGAAGGGGGATAAATATGCAGACAAAGTAAGCATACCCAAAGAGAGAAAGACTCGGGGGTTACATGAAGAAGTGGCTGTTCCTGTTCGTGTTTCTACAAGTAAAAAACTTGAGGTGAAGGGGGATGAATTTGCAGACGGAGTTGGCCTACCCGAAGAGAGGAAGATTCAGGAGTTACGTGAAGAAGTGGCTGTTCctgttcatttttcaattttttctaatGAGCTGGAACAAGTAACTGCAGCACTTGATGatgcaaataaaatttttggtGCTAAGGAAACTAGAGGGAAAATAGAGAATGAATCTATATCGACTCACATGGGTTGTACGCAGCAACAAGCTGATGTATCAGAAGCAGCTGAACAATTTTATGAAGTTGCTGACACAGGTGAACCTGATTTCTCAGAAGCAGCAGAACAGTTCTATGAATTTCCTGACACGGGAGAACTTGATCTATCAGAACCAGCAGAAGTGTTCTATGAGTTTTCTGACTCGAGTGAACACCAGGCTACAACAGTAGAGGATGAAGAAGCCAACCCTGCCATAAAAATGATACAAATTGCTGATGAAGAGGaacagaaaaggaagaagacaaCCACGGAAGCATTTGAAAATCCAGAACTCTGTGGCGAGAGATTACAAGCAGCTAAATACGATGAACACGGGGAGTTAGAGAAGATATTCAGTCTGGATGCAGGGTCATCTAAGTGTGAAGAACATGCAAGTGAACTGGAAACAGTTAAAGATGCCTTTGATCAGGAAGAAAATGAGAATAGACTGGAAGCTTCGAGAGAGCATGAAGAAACTGGGAAGCTTCAGGCTTCCTATTTGAAGGAAATTCTTGAAGAGAAGCCAGGGGAGCTCGAGAAGCTAAAAGGATACAACAGAAGGCATGAAACTCAAGAGTTACAGGAAACCAGACATGTGAAATGGAAATTGATGTCTCAAGAGTGGGTTGACTATGAGAAGATAGGCGACGAGGCTTACAAGCAGGAAGAAGATGAGAGGGAGCAAAAACATGTCCACAGGGAAGAAGACACTGAGAGGTGGTTCAACAAAGACAACAGGCAAAACAGCATTGAGGAGACACTTAAGGACTCTAACAATGAGGAATATGTTgagaagagaaatgagagcAGGTCTGAAGGACATGAGAAGCTTGACAACATGAGAGAAACAGAGATGATACCTGAAGGGGCTGCTAGTCAGGAGATAGAATGTGAGAAGAGACAACAAGAAAGTTTTCCATGTGTAGTAGATGGGAGAACGGAAGTACTGATTGATCAGAGTACAGAAGATGAGAAGGTGACAGAGGCTCGAGAGGATCTAAAGAACCCAGACTGCAATTATGAGGCAACTAATAACCTATGTGAAGAGGGTGACAGTGAGGACCTAAATGAAAAAGAGGGGCCCACTGGTCATGCAGAGTATGCCAAGGATGTAGAAGAAACTCTGGAGGTACCTGCACATGAAGAGGACAGGGATAGAATAGAAGTTGCTGAAACTTTGGATGAACTCGAAGAGAATGTGGACCATTCAGAATCAGTTGAAGAGGATAATGGCACAGTAGAGAAAGAGATGCGTGAAACAGACTGCAATTTTAAGGCAACTAATAACCTATGTGAGGAGGGTGACAGTGAGGACCTAAACGAAAAAGAGGGGTCCACTGGACATGCAGAGTATGACAAGGATGTAGAAGAAACTCTGGAGGTACCTGCACATGAAGAGGACCGGGATAGAATAGAAGTTGCTGAAACTTTGGATGAACTCAAAGAGAATGTGGACCAGTCAGAATCAGTTGAAGAGGATAATGGCACAGTAGAGAAAGAGATGCATGAAACAGACTGCAATTTTGAGGCAACTAATAACCTATGTGAGGAGAGTGACAGCGAGGACCTAAACAAAAAAGAGGGGTCCACTGGACATGCAGAGTATGACAAGGATGTAGAAGAAACTCTGGAGGTACCTGCACATGAAGAGAACGGGGATAGAATAGAAGTTGCTGAAACTTTGGATGAACTCAAAGAGAATGTGAACCAGTCAGAATCAGTTGAAGAGGATAATGGCACAGTAGAGAAAGAGATGCATGAAACAGACTGCAATTTTGAGGCAACTAATAACCTATGTGAGGAGGGTGATGGTGAGGACCTAGACGAAAAAGAGGGGCCCACTGGACATGCAGAATATGACAAGGATGTAGAAGAAGCTCTGGAGGTACCTGCACATGAAGAGGATGGGGATAGAATAGAAGTTGCTGAAACTTTGGATGAACTCAAAGAGAATGTGAACCAATCAGAATCAGTTGAAGAGGATAATGGCACAGTAGAGAAAGAGATGCATGAAACAGACTGCAAACTTACTGAGTTACCAAAGCAAGTACAAGATGCAACAGAGGTCCATTCTTGTGACGAAAATGGAATAACTCTGAAGAGAAATGACATGAGCTCTGGCCAAAAGCAAGATCACCAGCTTGTTAGAGAGCCCGAAGTAGTCAACGATTTCAGAAAACAAGTTGAAGAATTGGGAGATATAAATAAGTATATGATGGAAGCTGAAGTTTCTGTGAAGCAGGAAGAGAACAGGAATAATTCCAGGTCTTCACATAGGAAAAGATGGTTTGATAAACTCGATGTTTCTGAAACTCTTATTAAGCTCAAGGAGAATGGGAACCAATCAGAATCAGTTGAAGAGGAGAATGGCATGGAGGAGAAAGAAATATGTGAAGCTGATGGCTTGGCTTCAGGTGTCAAACTTGCTGAGATACTGAAGCAAATGGAAGATCCAATTGAGAGCCATCCTTGTGAAGAAAATGGGATAAATGTAGATATAAATGCCATGAACTGTGGGCAAAAGCAAGATGTCACTTTAGAAAAGCATGTcaaagaaatggaagaaatcaatGAGGATGTGAAGGAAATTGAAGTTGCTGTGGATCAGGAAGAGAACAAGAATAATTTCAAACCTTCTCACAGGAAAAGGTGGTTTGATGATGGGACCAGTACAGAAGTAGCTCAGCTTTCTCATATCCTAAGAAGAAAGGGCAGAAATGTGCGACTGGATCATGAGACGGAGACAACATGTGCAGAGGAAAATATGGATAATCATAAAGCAACCACGACAGAAGAGTGTGTAATCATTCATAGTTCGCTGCAAGTCTTGGAACAAGAAAAAGGTGAGAATCGTCAAACAACCTTGACTGcaaagaaaagtgaaaaacGTCATACTTCAAAGAAAGAAGTGGAAcaacaaaaaatggaaaatcaaCAAGAAACCCCGACTGCAGAAGAGTGTGAAACTAGTGCTAGATTGCAAAAGGAAGTAGAGATAGAGAAGGAACTCCTGAAACAAAAACAGAATGCAAAAGGGAGGGAAAGGGAAAGAGTAAAGGAGAAAAAAGCTGTTGAAAGGGTAATTCGTGAAGCTCGCGAAAGGGCATTTGCTGAAGCTCGAGAAAGAGCTGCTGAAACTCGTCAAAAGGCAATCGCTGAGACCCAAGAAAGGTCGGGAAAGACTTCTGTAAAGGCTAATGATATTTCCTTAGCTGAGAAGGCTTCAAAGGAAGCTAAACTAAAATCTGAACGTGCTGCTGTGGAAAGAGCAACTGAAGAGGCTCGGGAGCGTGCCTTAGAAAAAGCATTATCCGGGAAGGCTTACGAGGCAGGAAAGCAAGCTAAGAGATCTGTTTCTGAGAAATCTTCTGGTGCTTCTAGAGATGATGGAATGAAGCTGGGTGTTTCGCCCTCT GACCCAGAGTCTAAATCAAGATACCCAAGTTCTTCAAATAACAGCG ATCCTTCCCCTGCTGAGAGGAGTGGTGGAAGTAATGTTGAATCATCTCAAAGGTGCAAAGCTAAGTTGGAGAGGAATCAACGGACGGCTGAACGTGCG GCTAAAGCTCTTGCGGAGAAGAATATGCGTGATCTTCTTGTACAGAAAGAGCAAGCTGAGAGAAAT AGATTAGCAGAAGGTCTCGATGCCGAGGTCAAAAGGTGGTCAAGCGGGAAAGAGAGAAATTTGCGGGCACTACTTTCAACGCTACAATAT ATCCTCGGGCCGGATAGTGGCTGGCAGCCAATTCCTCTAACAGAAATCGTTACAACTGTGGCTGTAAAGAAAGCTTACCGTAAAGCTGCTCTCTTTGTTCATCCTGACAAGTTACAGCAACGGGGTGCAAGCATACAGCAGAAGTACACTTGCGAGAAGGTGTTTGATCTTCTACAG GAGGCTTGGAATAGATTCAACGTAGAAGAGCGGTAG